From the Helianthus annuus cultivar XRQ/B chromosome 17, HanXRQr2.0-SUNRISE, whole genome shotgun sequence genome, the window CTACAACATCGACCTCCTCATCTATCAGTTTATATGGAGTAAGTCAAGCTTACGCCAGAATACATCTACGTCTTCGAGTTGTATCTTACGCTCTGCACAGTTAAATCAATGCAATGTGTAAGCTACTAAAATCGTACTAAATAACAAAAGGTTTGTAGGTTTAAGATTTTTTACATATATGTCTGTACTTTTGCAGCCTACAAGCACACGGCAACCCACAACTAAGCCACATATGACAACCATATGATGTATTAAGTTTCTGCAACACCTCTAGCTTCCTCATTAACCCTTCCAGCAAGTCAAGTGCTTTATAGGAAACCTTTCCACGTAGGCTGTCAAACAGTGGTAGTCTGTGGTGGTTCATCGTTTTTTCGAAGCTTTCGGTGAAACTTTTTTCGATTTCCCCTATCTGAGTTGCAACTCTATCCCTGACACATCCcattattcggtccagtgaactcCTATCTCAAATGTATCTCTCCAATTTAGCGTgctggctctcaactctgttAGTGGCGCGCTGACCAAAGTTGCGACTCTTATTAGTCCACGCAAAAGCGAACATTTCTTTATAGTCTTTGAGCCAGTTATTGTACATATAATTAAAGACCCCTacaaaagtaaaataataaattaaatgtAAAAACGTGTGTAAATATATTTTGAGCCAGTTTTCGTACACAAACTTACTTGAATGGTTGCAAGCTACAAGTCGGTTATACATTTTGCGCAAGGTGTAGTCAATATATGGGCTCTGAAGCAGAATCGCACAATATCCGCCAATACGACAAAAAATTCTCCCAATCTTCTTTATTGAACCCTTGCTTGCAATTTTTACAGATACTATGTTCGATGTGAAATCGCATAGATACCTAGAGGCGTTCGGGAATACTTTACACGTTAATTAGGGCTAGCTCTCTATCCGATATTATCACACGCAACTGCATACATTCATGCAACATTGACTTGATCCTTTCAAGCACCCACACAAAGTTATCCCTTCGTTCTTTGCATATAACGGCATGTGCGATACAAAAAGACTTGTTGGTCGACGTCAAACTCACAACCTGGACAAATGACATGTTGTAGATGTTTGTTTTGTACGTCGCGTCAATCAACAGCACGTGTGGAAATGCACGCCACATAATACTTGACTAGGGATGAACAAAGAAAATCTCTGTTACAACATCTGTTCTGGGTTCCTGTTGGGTTTCGTAAATGAATTGGTTTTCATGCAGCATGGGAGTCTTTTCGTCCATCTATGATGCTCTAATTTTCTTAACCGTATTTTGCACGTCTTTCTGAAAATGGAGGCTATTGGGGTACTGCTTTCTTAGGGTTTGAAATATGTATTCGCATTCAGTAAATCTTGGCACAAAGGCGTGGTTGAACAGATTCTACACAAGTTCGTGGTTATGTTTCGGGTTTTCCACTACTAACTTCCACGTGTCATTCGTCACATCCTGTACTGCGAGTAATGAAAATGGGTAACCAATTTTTTTTGCTGCCAACTTTCCTAACTGTTGCTTTACTCTGGTGCTCACCATCACGGTCACACACAAGCCATACCATCCCCGTAGTACCACCAATATTCTTTGATCGACGAGTCACAATAACGTAACCATTCTTCTTTGTCgttgcttgtacccaattcttcaGGTCAGTTACAGACATGAAATGCTAAAAAACAGTTACgctattaacaataataataatattaataatattttaacaataatacaaattttaattttaacaaaaatactaataacaataataataatattaaaactctaacaataatacaaatattaacaacaataataatattaataatattttgacaataatacaaattttaattttaacaataacaataatattaagaattctaacaataatacaaatagaattattaaatattattataacaataatacaaataataacaataataataatgttaataatattttaacaataatacaaatataatattaacaaaaatattaataatattttatCAATAATACAAAttataattttaacaataataataataataataataataataattctaacaaCGATACaaatataattaataattatattataacaataataatattaataatagtttAACAATAGTACAAATtttaattttaacaataataataatattaagaaTTCTAACACCAATACAAATATaactattaatattattattataacaataatacaaatattaacaataataataatattaagaaTTCTAACACCAATACAAATATAACTattaaccctttacccaaaaaataatacaaatattaacaataataataatattaataatattttaacaataatacAATTACTAATGCGATACCTACTTAATTTGAAACGGATTGCCCGGGTTAGAAGGTTGATAATCATCATACAGTGGTGTGTTTGTAAGCTCATCACCATATCCTCCGTATATATCCAAATTATCTTGTTGCACGTAAGAAACTTCACACCCATATCCATAATCCGGATATGATTATTGTGCCtggtaatatggttcatcaacagggGCATGCTCAGCATCGTATCCTACGTATCCATCCGGATTACCTTGTTGCATGTACGAAGATTCACACCCGTATCCGTGATTCGAATACACTTGATGCGTCGGataatatggttcatcaacaggtggagtCGGAGCCTCGTTCAAATCTGGCAACTTTTGTTTTGATCAACAGGGACGTCAGCCgcaacctcctcctcctcattaGAATCATGCACTCCCCACGAGTCGTTAGAATACTGTCCAAAGAAATAATTCCCGTCCTAAAATGATGCCATTTTAGCTCCACATGCGTGCAACGAATAAATAACTGATGAAGTGAATAACTGAGGATGTGAAGAATGCGATATATTTCTCCTTGATTCGTATGCAGATGGACGTCTATATAATGTTTCGAATTCACATTTATAAGCCCCGTATAGCTCTACACTTAGCGTATATCAGCATGATTTGACAGTGTACCAGGTTAACTGACTGGTCGTGTACCTACCCCATACCTACACCTCGTATAGAGCTAGCTATACACAGTGTATATGGTACCCCATACGTTGCGTATAGCCTATACAAGGCATAAGTACAGGTAGGATTTGATGTGCAAATAGGCATTTTGGTGTTTCAATATGCACACCCATTTATATAGCAATTATCTGAATATGCTCGtgcaattatatatatttttttcaattaTAGAATGTGTTGGATAGCGACTTTCGACCGTTTATTTTTGTGATTTCTTATTTTATACGATGTCAAATAGAGTTTTGACttgaggtagtggtggagtggttggggaaaaacttagtgttcttgtgacccaggttcgactcccactctccGCATTATTTtttgcggcatccaggtgaaggtcgaatacgggtggcgccggttcgtcttggatgagaggcgaggttttaccgattattccactattatgccttcgggcgggtggaggttgGGTTTCCACGCATCTAGGAGAGCCAAAGGGGCTGGCGGCaatcgagtagtcgaccttggccacagtGCCCGATGTCACGGTGATTGGCTCGTCGttcttgccgttaaaaaaaatagaGTTTTGACTTCATTTAATTGGAGTGAGTAAAGAATTAGTTTAGTTGGAAGGGTTCTCTTTTTGTTAGAAAGCTAAAACCCTAATGTGCGATTGTGTGATTCCAGAAATCGTGTAAAAATTGTGTACAGTTGGAAGGGTTTCTTTGTTAGACGTGAACTTAATTTGATTTGTCTATTAAGCAAATCTCATCTCGAGCTTGAAGAAATTTCAATTTGTACAACACAACAATACTCAATAGAGACCATGCTTAAATCAAACTAATTTCAACTCGAGCTCAGTAGAGACCATGCTTAAATCAAACTAATATCAACTCGAGCTAAACTTAAGAGCTAATAAAAATCGACTTGAATGAAGGATCTTGGATTACTCCATAACCCGTTGACATTCCATGCTATTCACGGCTCACAAACTCGATAGAAGTTTGTAAGCTCAAGTTCAACTCATAATATTCATAGAACTCATTTTACTTAAAACACATAATCAATATCTATGAAGTTAAACTTGAACAATCGATGAAGTTTAACTCGAACAAGCTCAAAAACCCTAAAAGCTCCGTTACATATTTTAACAAAAATAACAATATGGGTCATGCTTAGGTTCAACATTTCACTTCGCCTACCTACATGATTGACACCCAAAAAGAAAATAACgagattaatttctttaatatAACATTAAAAGtagtttttaaaataaataagaaactATTAATCTACTTGTTTTGATATAATTTCAATTTAAAGGTCTCAAGATATTGAACTACAAATTCGATTAAAAAAAGCtagggttaaaagtaaaaacatTTAACGAGCAATTCAACAAGAGAGCTCGGATAGCAATACCGATCCGAAATATATTGAGAGAGGATGAGAGTGGATCCCGTAAGTCACCACACTTATGGCCCGAGAGAGGGACTGAAGAGTTGATATCTTAGACACAAATCTAAATAGGAGAAGAAAAAAGTAAACATGTTACATCCTTTTAATTTAAAGTAGAACCATGCACAATCCTGCCATTGACCCGGATTAAAGTATCGCGATAGGCGCGTTCGTCCCTAATAGATTGATATAACTTAGACATGCTCCAACCGGAGGGTCGGATACTGTTTCTTCAGAAAATAAACACTACCCTAAGCTCAACTCACCTAAACCCCATGAACCATCTTGTTGCATATATGTGCATCAACAACTAAATGTATCCGATCTTCCGAAAGCCTCAGCTGATGCTAGCCGAGTCATCACTTCTGCACAAATCTGCACACGGACGAATCAATAACATCATTAGACTTCGATTTTACATTGTTCGACCAACCAAATAGCCAGAATGAAGATTTTATCAAGTAGATAGAATACATTGACATAATTACAAAGTGTTAAACCATAATATGACATAGGATACCAACTGTGTGTGTGCGCGTACTGTGTAGAAAAATATAAACACAAGAATAAAAGAAATTCTTCATCTAATGTTAAGTAAGCAAAACATGCCATTCTTCCAGACACGTGCACATGGTGTTCTAAACAGCACGCCTGAGGCGTGCCTAGATGTGAGGCGCATTAAAGTGTGTTTTTGATCATGTGATCAACCAGATACACACATAATCTGTTTTGTGAAGCTACATAGAATTTTCCACCTGTGTACAGCACTGCGCATTCACCTCCCACCGAGGCTCTAAGGATCCTATCTAGTGCCCCGCGCCTTTTAAAAAACAAAGCATGAGAAAGATACATTGTAAAGTTATACAGAACTCGCATTATAGTTCCAAGTGTCTGGGATCAGAAGATTGGGTTTTATTTCATGTGGAGTCATTCGACTAGATTAGCCTATTTATCTCATCTATCAGCAACGGATTTTTCTCTATTGTTACTCTCGTGGGCGTATACGAGCTTTCATAACtgaaaattgaaaaaaattaaATGTTTCAGGTCACAACCCAACCCATCTTGCACCAATAATCATCCATTGACCCATTTTGACTGGTTACCCAGCCCATCCAATTTCGCAATTAGCAGCCTCTAAATTTTCTCGTCCTCCACTTCAGTTAGTCTGCTGACTACATAGATAGTGGGATACTGCAGAAAGAACATGAGTAACTACTATTATGACTGCCACCATCAGAAATAACCCTAAAGACGCATCTGAGACAGAGATAATGCCATCAAGACCGGCAGCCaaacaaaaaataacaaaaagaaCAAGTATAAAATATCGAACAAGAAAATGATAGCCTTGTCATGAAATTTGATGTCTCACAAAGGTTGAGGATGCTCAGAAAGTATACTGAAAGTCAACAATCCAAAGTTCGGTTACTGGTAATTAAGAACATTACTGCGCCAGAAGCATGGCCGTACGAGGCAATCTGAAAAACACCCCAGGGCCGGCGTCTGTATCAGGGTCAAAATTGGTCAAACTTAAGAATTAAGAAATTCGGAATGTAGCGAGGCTCTAGACAAAGCCCTAGGTAGAGACGTAAAGCGAGGGCCCTGCTCTAAGCAAAACACAAGGGTTAGCCATTAAGCGCAAAATTACTTCTAAACAATGCCTATATTCCCATACCCAAATTCTTGATAATCTAGACAAAGATGTGATACAAACATTTTGAACTCATGATAAACTAAGAATATGTAAGACTTTCAGCTATTAGAACATCAATCTCCATCAAACATACCTGTATCCGAATTCCTCTTGGACCGCTTCAATTTCCGCAGCTGCACCTGCGACTCCATCAACAACTTCATCCTTTCAATCTCCAAATCCTTAGTAAACTCCATCCTCTGCTTCTCCAGTTCAACCATCTGCCTCTGTTTCGTTTCTTCAACTCTCTTATACACATCAGCAAACCTTCCTATCGCCTCCGCCAGCTCGCAATACGCATCGCCACTCGCCTCACCTTCATCCTCTGGCAACCGCCTCACTCTGTCCCCGTCAACTCCTCTCCGATCACGATTCCGATACTGATTCCGATCTCCACCGCTAGACAACGACGCCTCCGAATCCTCCTCTGCACCGTCAACCGCAGCAGCAGCCGCCGCCATCACCGAGAAATTCCGCCGGAAAAACGAACTATCACTCACCGGTTGATACGGTGGAGGCGGCGGTCGTTTCGATCTACGTCCAACTGGAACCGCCGACGGCGGCGGCGGCAGCGGCAGTTCCGCAACCTCCGGCGTAACTGTAAGCGCCGCGATCCGTTTCCGTTGAGGCGGTGGCGTCGGTGTAGGTTTAACCGCCGCGATCCGCTTCCGTTGCGGCGGTTGCGACGGCGTTTTCGCCGACGGCTTAACCACCGATCCGATAACCGAATCAAGCGGTGCAAAAAACGGCCACGGGGAAACGTAACAACCTGCACCTAACTCCATAACCAACGCCTTCTCAACCTTATACTTCTTCTTCAACGTATCGATCCGGTTCTTACACTGCACATCACTCCGGCGAGTTTTTTTAACAGCGCCGTGACGGTTATTAACGGCGTCAGCAACTTCTTGCCAGTGGTTCTGACGGAGACTGCCGGTGTTAAGTTTCAGGATCCGTTCTCCCCAGGCCTCGATTAACGTGAACGTTGCGTCTTCTGACCAGCAGTCGTCTCTGACCGGAAACGGTGTCGTTTTGGGAGGACGAGGCGGTGGT encodes:
- the LOC110912539 gene encoding trihelix transcription factor ASIL2, which produces MSGQPPTPPTHPSSDNNSTTTTSVHNDVTPTPKPKPKPPPRPPKTTPFPVRDDCWSEDATFTLIEAWGERILKLNTGSLRQNHWQEVADAVNNRHGAVKKTRRSDVQCKNRIDTLKKKYKVEKALVMELGAGCYVSPWPFFAPLDSVIGSVVKPSAKTPSQPPQRKRIAAVKPTPTPPPQRKRIAALTVTPEVAELPLPPPPSAVPVGRRSKRPPPPPYQPVSDSSFFRRNFSVMAAAAAAVDGAEEDSEASLSSGGDRNQYRNRDRRGVDGDRVRRLPEDEGEASGDAYCELAEAIGRFADVYKRVEETKQRQMVELEKQRMEFTKDLEIERMKLLMESQVQLRKLKRSKRNSDTDLCRSDDSASIS